The genomic window TTGTCAAGCATCGCTTTGGAAAAGGGATGGATAAAACCTCAGCTAACGGAGGAGAAAGTCTTACACATACAAGAGGGCAGGCATCCAGTTATAGAAGAGTTTGTAAAGGCTTACTGTCCAAACGATACCCACATGGATGAGAAGAACTTCCTTTTCATCATAACTGGTCCAAATATGGCAGGAAAGTCCAGCTACATAAGACAGACCGCAATCCTTACCCTTTTGGCTCACATGGGATCTTTTCTTCCCTGTAAGTCCGCAAAGATTGGTCTTGTCTCTTCTATTCATGCACGCATTGGCTCTGGAGATATTCTGGCACTTGGAGTTTCTACCTTTATGAACGAGATGCTTGAGGTTTCCAGCATACTCCACAATGCAGATGAAAAAAGCCTTATAGTTCTTGATGAAGTAGGAAGGGGGACATCTACCTATGATGGTATAGCTATAAGCAGGGCTATAGTGGAATACATCTTAGAGAACATAAAGGCGAGAACCCTTATAGCAACCCACTATTTGGAGCTTACGGAGATAAACAAAGAGGGTGTAAAGAACTACCATATGGCGGTAAGTAAAGAAGGGGAGGAGATAAATTTCTTGTATCTTCTAAGACCTGGTAGGGCAGAGGGGAGCTTTGGCGTAAGGGTGGCAAAAAAGGCAGGACTGCCAGAGAAGGTCATAGAAAGGGCAAAGAGTATACTGTTAGAGCTGGAGGCTTCAAAGACCTTGCCCGTGTTAGAAAGGGTATATGAAGAGAGCCAAAGAGAAGAAGAGAAACAACTTTTAGAAGAGCTTTTAGAACTTGACATTGCAAACCTAACACCCTTGCAAGCACTTATAAAACTGGCGGAGCTAAAAGAAAAAGTAGTTAGCTTGAGAAAAACGAGAGCCTAAGAAGGAATATGAGCTTTTGAATTAGGTTATGAAATTTTCAGCTCAGTAGCTAAAACCTGCATGAAATCCTCAGAAGCAGAAACCAACTTCTTGGCTAAAGACCTCAGAAAGTCCACATCTTTTATTTCCCTTATCCTATTTGCTATCTCCTCAGGCACATAGCCAAGTTTAGCCTCAATTATGGCTACAACCATATCCTGTGCGGACTTTAAAAGACCCTTTTCAATACCAATAATTTCACCCTCTTGAAACCCAATTTGCTTACCCTTTTCAATACCAATAACCTCCCCCTCTTGAAACCCAATATGTTTACCTTCCTCAAGACCAAGCCTATAAAGAATATCCTTTCTCAACTTTCTCTTTGGCAGTTTTATATCCTCAGGTCTAACCACTATAGGCATGTGCCTAACCTCCTCTGTGAGTCTTATCCTTAAGTTAGGTCTCAGTTCTGTCAGCGTCAAGGCTTTCAATAGATAGTCCTTTCTCTCTTCTTCGTTCATGCCTTCCATAGTCTTTATGAGTTTCTCTATCAGATATGCCTCATCCTCTACCTTACACAAACATGCCAATAGCCTATCCATAGGGTCTGGGCTTTCCAAAAGCACTCTGCAGTCTATCTGCCTTATGTCAATCATCTCATAGCTAAAGGTAAGGTTCCTAAGCTTTAGTCTTGACTTCATTCTTAGCTTTCTGTTTCCCACATACACAAGAAGTTGTTTTATAGGATTACTTGGATATCTCTCCCATATGGCAAGGTAATAGCGTAGCATTCTGAAGGGCATGTTATTGTCGTTAAAGGACTGGAACTCTATATGCAGTATGCTTTCGTCCTCAAGCCTTGCTAAAAAGTCTACTCTTAGCTCTGTGGAAGGAAAGTTTGTGGGTAGCAGTTCCTTTATGGGTGCTGGTGCAAGTATCTTGCTAAGCCTTTGTGGGATTTCTTCAAATATGTCTTTTAGGGCTATGTCTTTTGAAGACACAAGCAGATTATAGCATATGTATTTTAGGAGTTGAGTTAAAATAATGGGTTTAATGAAGAAAGTATTAATCCTTGGCAGTGGACCAAATCGTATAGGTCAAGGTATAGAGTTTGACTATGCATGCGTCCATGCGGTTTTTGCCCTAAGAGAACAAGGCATAAAGACCATAATGGTAAATTGCAACCCAGAGACAGTTTCCACTGATTATGACACTGCGGATACGCTTTACTTTGAGCCAGTGGTTTTGGAAAACGTGCTTGAGGTCATAAGAAGAGAAAAGCCTGATGGAGTCTTTCTTCAGTTTGGTGGTCAAACGCCTCTTAAACTCTCCCTTCCTCTCAAGAACCTTGGTATAAACATACTGGGAACTCCTCCAGAAAGCATAGATATGGCAGAGGATAGGGAGCTCTTTAAAAAGCTCATTGACACCCTTGGCATAAAGCAGCCACCCAGTGGAACTGCAAGGACAAAGGAAGAAGCCATAAGAATAGCGGAAGAGCTTACCTTTCCCGTGCTTGTGAGACCTTCCTATGTGCTTGGTGGCAGAGCTATGAGAATAGTTTATGACAGGGAGGAGCTTATCCAATACCTTGAAGAGGCGGTAAGTGTGAGCTTTGAAAGACCCATACTCATAGACAAGTATCTTTCTGACAGCATAGAGGTGGACGTGGACGCCATAGGAGATGGCAAGGATTATCTCATAGGAGCGGTGATGGAGCATATAGAGGAGGCGGGTGTCCACTCAGGAGACAGTGCGGCAAGCATACCACCATACACTCTCTCAAAGGAAGTGGTAGAAGAAATAAAAAGACAGTCCAAGCTTATAGCGAAGGCTCTAAAGGTGAAAGGGCTTGTGAACCTTCAGTTTGCAGTAAAGGATGGTGAGGTCTACGTGCTTGAGGTTAACCCAAGGGCCTCAAGGACAGTGCCCTTCGTAAGCAAAACCATAGGCTACCCCTTGGCAAAGCTGTCAGCCCTTATAGGCGTTGGTAAAAGTCTAAAGGAACTTGTCCCTGAGGTTTTTGAAAGACTTGAAGGAGGCAAAGCCCACCTTGCCAGCGACTTTATGCCTTCTGACAAGAGGATATACTCTGTCAAAGAGGTAGTCTTTCCCTGGAGCAGATTTCCAGAAGAAGACCCTGTGCTTGGTCCGGAGATGAAAAGCACAGGAGAGGTTATGGGTATTGCAGAAGACTTTGGTCTTGCCTACTACAAGGCACAGCTTTCCGCTGGTAGCAGGCTACCCTTAGAGGGCAAAGTTTTCCTTAGTGTTGCGGACAGGGACAAACCAAAGGTGGTAGACCTTACAAAAGGTTTTCTTGAACTGGGTTTTGAGGTCTATGCCACTGGAGGGACATACAAATTTCTAAAAGAAAGAGAGCTGAATGTAAAGCATGTGCTAAAGGTCTCTGAGGGAAGACCCAACGTGGTGGACATGATAAAAAACCAAGAAATACAGCTCATCATAAACACGCCAACGGGCAGAAAAGAGAGGAGCGACGCCTACCACATTAGGAGGTCTGCCATTCAGTATGGCATCCCCTACACAACCACTATAAGAGGCGGATATGCTATGCTTGAAGCCATAAGAAGCTACATAAAGCACGGCGGTAGACTGAAGGTTTACGCCCTTCAGGACCTATGAAGATAGTGCTCACAGGGGAGCCAGGTATAGGAAAAACCACATTCATAAAAAAGCTGGCAAAGGCTTTAGGGGACAAAGTCATAGGCTTTTGGACAGAAGAGGTAAGAGACCCAAAGACAAAAAAACGCACAGGCTTTAAGGTGGTCTCTACAGAGGGCAAGAGCCTTCTTTTTGCCAGCAAAACCTTTACTTCAAAGCATCTCGTGGGCTCTTATGGTGTAAATGTGCAAAGGTTTGAAGGTGTGGCTCTTCCAATTCTTGAAAAGGCTTTGCAAGAGGACAAGGTGGTGCTTGTGGATGAAGTAGGCAAGATGGAGCTTTTCTCAAAGCCCTTTAGAGACTTGATAAGAGAGCTTATTCATGACACAAGAAAAGATATGGTGATAACAATCCCCATAAGGGATGTGCATCCTCTCGTTGCAGAGATAAGAAGACTTAAGGGAGCAGTTCTTTTGGAGATAAACAAGGAGAACAGGGATGGGCTCTTAGAAGATATTCTGAACCTTCTTGACAGGGTTTGACCTTTTGGGGTATAGTTTTACCTGCCCCTCTGGGGCAAAGGAGGGTTGCTATGAGAAAATTTTTCTTCTTATGTGCTATTCTTTCAGCACTTAGCCTTTCCGTGCCCACAGACCTGTCTTTTGCAAATACGCAAACGAAAAAACAGGTGGTGCAGGGAAAGGCTAAGCAGGTAAAGAAGAAGAGCTTAGCCACGAATAAGGGTTCAAAGAAAACCTTAGTAAAAGGTAAGTCAAACACTAAAAAAGTCGTTTACAAGAGACCTCGTTATGCCAGCAATGTTAACCAACCCAAAGAGGGTGAACTTCTTAAATTAGAGGGTATGATAAAAGACCTAAATGAACAGTGAAGAGATACGTCTCATAGAAGAGCTTAAGATAAGGCAGGGTGACACGTGGCGTGTGCTTAAGATAATGAGTGAGTTTGTCCAAGGTTTTGACGCTCTGTCTTCCGTCGGTCCTGCCATAACTTTTTTTGGAAGTTCAAGGCTTGATGAAACAGACCCTTACTACAAGAAGGCTTATAGGACCGCCTTTATGCTTGGAAGCCTTGGCTTTCATATAGTTACCGGTGGAGGTCCGGGCATAATGGAGGCTGCAAACAGAGGAGGAAAGGACGCAGGAACCCTCTCCGTTGGTCTAAACATTCAAATACCCACAGAGCAGGTGCCAAACCCTTATCAAAACATCTCTTTAAATTTTGACTACTTCTTTGTAAGGAAGGTGATGCTCCTGAGGTATTCTACCGCCTACCTTATATTCCCTGGTGGTTTTGGAACTCTTGATGAGCTTTTTGAAGCTCTGACTTTAATACAAACAGGCAAAAGCCCCCGATTTCCTATAATCCTCTTTGGCTCTGAATACTGGAAGCCCCTTCTTGACTTTATGAAAAACACTATGGTGTCCTACCGCACTATAGACCAAAGGGATATAGACCTTATATCCCTATGCGACAGTCCAGAGGAAGCGGTTGAGCTTATAATAGAGGAGATGACCGCCCTCTACAGAAGGCTTGAAAAGGAAGAGCCCTTCAATCCAATGTTTGAAAGGTTAAGGACCATACTTTCTGGAGCAGGTGTTTTGTCATGAGAATTCTACATATAGCGGACCTTCATGCAGGTAAAAGACTATACGACAGGATAGGCAGAAATGAAGAC from Hydrogenobacter sp. T-8 includes these protein-coding regions:
- a CDS encoding TIGR00730 family Rossman fold protein; protein product: MNSEEIRLIEELKIRQGDTWRVLKIMSEFVQGFDALSSVGPAITFFGSSRLDETDPYYKKAYRTAFMLGSLGFHIVTGGGPGIMEAANRGGKDAGTLSVGLNIQIPTEQVPNPYQNISLNFDYFFVRKVMLLRYSTAYLIFPGGFGTLDELFEALTLIQTGKSPRFPIILFGSEYWKPLLDFMKNTMVSYRTIDQRDIDLISLCDSPEEAVELIIEEMTALYRRLEKEEPFNPMFERLRTILSGAGVLS
- the carB gene encoding carbamoyl-phosphate synthase large subunit, with translation MKKVLILGSGPNRIGQGIEFDYACVHAVFALREQGIKTIMVNCNPETVSTDYDTADTLYFEPVVLENVLEVIRREKPDGVFLQFGGQTPLKLSLPLKNLGINILGTPPESIDMAEDRELFKKLIDTLGIKQPPSGTARTKEEAIRIAEELTFPVLVRPSYVLGGRAMRIVYDREELIQYLEEAVSVSFERPILIDKYLSDSIEVDVDAIGDGKDYLIGAVMEHIEEAGVHSGDSAASIPPYTLSKEVVEEIKRQSKLIAKALKVKGLVNLQFAVKDGEVYVLEVNPRASRTVPFVSKTIGYPLAKLSALIGVGKSLKELVPEVFERLEGGKAHLASDFMPSDKRIYSVKEVVFPWSRFPEEDPVLGPEMKSTGEVMGIAEDFGLAYYKAQLSAGSRLPLEGKVFLSVADRDKPKVVDLTKGFLELGFEVYATGGTYKFLKERELNVKHVLKVSEGRPNVVDMIKNQEIQLIINTPTGRKERSDAYHIRRSAIQYGIPYTTTIRGGYAMLEAIRSYIKHGGRLKVYALQDL
- a CDS encoding NTPase; the encoded protein is MKIVLTGEPGIGKTTFIKKLAKALGDKVIGFWTEEVRDPKTKKRTGFKVVSTEGKSLLFASKTFTSKHLVGSYGVNVQRFEGVALPILEKALQEDKVVLVDEVGKMELFSKPFRDLIRELIHDTRKDMVITIPIRDVHPLVAEIRRLKGAVLLEINKENRDGLLEDILNLLDRV
- a CDS encoding Rpn family recombination-promoting nuclease/putative transposase; this translates as MSSKDIALKDIFEEIPQRLSKILAPAPIKELLPTNFPSTELRVDFLARLEDESILHIEFQSFNDNNMPFRMLRYYLAIWERYPSNPIKQLLVYVGNRKLRMKSRLKLRNLTFSYEMIDIRQIDCRVLLESPDPMDRLLACLCKVEDEAYLIEKLIKTMEGMNEEERKDYLLKALTLTELRPNLRIRLTEEVRHMPIVVRPEDIKLPKRKLRKDILYRLGLEEGKHIGFQEGEVIGIEKGKQIGFQEGEIIGIEKGLLKSAQDMVVAIIEAKLGYVPEEIANRIREIKDVDFLRSLAKKLVSASEDFMQVLATELKIS